The following coding sequences lie in one Mesorhizobium sp. DCY119 genomic window:
- the lptG gene encoding LPS export ABC transporter permease LptG has protein sequence MMGWTLGRYFFSRYAVITMWFFLGIYALVFLIDFTEFSSRVSGLPNFTFFTALSVSALRVPMIMMQTVPFVALFAAMATLISLNRKYELVIARAAGISAWQFLLPACIGALLFGILTVGVLNPFAAYGLSRSEFIETNLRSGASNEVSAFAAPWIHQKTGDSDTIIGARAILNQGLELSDAVFFELDKNGEIVERKDAQRAFLRDGYWELQNVKRFREGIRLETLETDRVPTNLKPEFVQERLARPETIPFYELPGKIKVAQSFGLRANAFAMQFHSLMAMPLLLVAMTLIAATVSMRFARMGQSSTMILGGVVAGFLLYVVSVLVKAFGNAGFVPPFVAAWLPVIVAMFFGVTFLLYREDG, from the coding sequence ATAATGGGCTGGACGCTGGGACGCTACTTCTTCAGCCGCTATGCCGTGATAACCATGTGGTTTTTTCTCGGCATTTATGCGCTGGTCTTCCTCATCGACTTCACGGAATTTTCCAGCCGCGTTTCCGGCCTGCCCAATTTCACGTTCTTTACCGCGCTTTCGGTTTCGGCACTCCGCGTGCCGATGATCATGATGCAGACCGTGCCTTTCGTGGCGCTCTTTGCCGCCATGGCGACGCTGATTTCGCTCAATCGCAAGTATGAGCTGGTGATCGCGCGGGCGGCGGGCATTTCGGCCTGGCAGTTCCTGCTGCCGGCATGCATCGGCGCGCTTCTGTTCGGCATCCTCACCGTCGGCGTCCTGAACCCCTTCGCGGCTTACGGTCTGTCGCGATCCGAATTCATCGAGACCAACCTGCGTTCCGGCGCCTCAAACGAGGTTTCGGCCTTTGCCGCTCCGTGGATCCACCAGAAGACCGGTGACAGCGACACGATCATCGGCGCGCGAGCGATTCTCAACCAGGGACTGGAACTCTCGGACGCCGTTTTCTTCGAACTCGACAAGAACGGCGAGATCGTCGAGCGCAAGGACGCCCAGCGCGCTTTCCTGCGCGACGGCTACTGGGAATTGCAGAACGTCAAGCGCTTCCGCGAAGGCATTCGCCTGGAAACGCTGGAGACCGATCGTGTGCCGACGAATCTCAAGCCGGAGTTCGTTCAGGAACGGCTCGCCAGGCCCGAAACGATCCCGTTTTATGAGCTTCCGGGCAAGATCAAGGTGGCCCAATCCTTCGGCCTCAGGGCCAACGCTTTTGCCATGCAATTCCATTCGCTTATGGCCATGCCGCTACTTCTTGTCGCGATGACTCTCATCGCGGCCACAGTCTCCATGCGTTTTGCAAGGATGGGGCAATCTTCAACGATGATTCTGGGTGGCGTCGTCGCCGGGTTTCTGCTTTATGTCGTATCGGTTCTGGTCAAAGCGTTTGGGAACGCAGGATTCGTTCCGCCTTTTGTTGCAGCGTGGCTTCCAGTGATAGTAGCAATGTTTTTTGGGGTGACCTTCCTGCTATACAGGGAGGATGGTTAG
- a CDS encoding LPS-assembly protein LptD, whose protein sequence is MGVAVISARKSVTLTRLYGATALACLFAYALPAAPAFAQDVQSLKPDIPAGSQMLMEADTLVYDNDANTVTAVGGVQIDYGGNRLVAQRVAYDRKSSRLVASGNVQVVNSDGTKMYSEEIDVTDDFADGFINALRVETVDKTYFAAESGERKSGTLTTFNNGVYTACAPCEEKPDKAPIWRIKAQKIIWNGKTKVVRFEKSKFEFFGFPIAYLPAFEIADPTVKRKSGFLIPSISQKSELGFGLSIPYYFALSPTYDLTITGTGYTKQGFLGQAEWNQRFNNGQYSLKIAGIRQNDPDALRDNGRYTVDSGPNGDPNKFRGMVGTNGHFDINPRWAFGWDILAQTDKNFARTYSIDGYNQYVRRNEIYLTGLSGRNYFDLRAMKFDIQEDYLDTSSSARDAKEAWALPSLDYSYTPDEPVFGGELNFDVNARSIYRSELDARLATPFVRGIDGNSTRLTAEAEWKRNFVTDGGLVVTPLLAFQMDGTSVNQTSASAAAIEAMAANPNIGVEADVRSAYYRAMATAGLELRWPVLFSFSSGSHILEPMAQVFARPDEPYADTLGIPNEDAQSFVFDATTLFERDKFSGYDRIEGGTRANVGMRYSGSFNNGWTTNALFGQSYQLAGRNSFDSPDLVNVGAYSGLETTDSDFVGLVGFATPFGLSSSVSARLDEQTAEVRRAELKAGYNTSALSLTAQYAFIQAQPLYGFANDRREVTLGASVRFHENWRTFGSGTYDFESGVVTRDAVGFAYDDECFTYAMTMSQKRDPLKVQEDERTFGFNISFRTLGDFGSTTSQFGQQ, encoded by the coding sequence GTGGGGGTCGCGGTGATTTCAGCGCGCAAATCGGTGACGTTGACGCGCCTTTATGGTGCGACGGCGCTTGCCTGTCTGTTCGCCTATGCCCTGCCCGCCGCGCCAGCCTTCGCGCAGGACGTCCAGAGCCTCAAGCCAGACATTCCAGCCGGCTCGCAGATGCTGATGGAAGCCGACACCCTGGTCTACGACAATGACGCCAACACGGTGACCGCCGTCGGCGGCGTGCAGATCGATTACGGCGGCAACCGGCTCGTCGCGCAGCGCGTCGCCTATGATCGCAAGAGCTCGCGCCTGGTCGCCAGCGGCAATGTCCAGGTCGTCAATAGCGACGGCACCAAGATGTATTCCGAAGAGATCGACGTTACCGACGATTTCGCCGACGGTTTCATCAATGCCCTGCGCGTCGAAACCGTCGACAAGACCTATTTCGCCGCTGAGAGCGGCGAGCGAAAATCAGGCACGCTGACGACCTTCAACAATGGCGTCTATACCGCTTGCGCACCTTGCGAGGAAAAGCCCGACAAAGCGCCGATCTGGCGCATCAAGGCGCAGAAGATCATCTGGAACGGCAAGACCAAGGTCGTCCGCTTCGAGAAGTCGAAATTCGAGTTCTTCGGCTTTCCCATTGCCTATCTGCCGGCTTTCGAGATCGCCGACCCTACGGTTAAGCGCAAGAGCGGCTTCCTGATCCCGAGCATAAGCCAGAAGTCCGAACTCGGCTTTGGCCTTTCCATCCCCTATTATTTCGCGCTGTCGCCGACCTACGATCTCACGATCACCGGAACCGGCTACACCAAGCAGGGCTTTCTCGGCCAGGCCGAATGGAACCAGCGTTTCAACAACGGCCAGTACAGCCTGAAGATCGCCGGCATCCGCCAGAATGATCCGGATGCGTTGAGGGACAACGGCAGGTATACCGTCGACTCAGGCCCCAACGGTGATCCGAACAAGTTCCGCGGCATGGTCGGCACGAATGGCCATTTCGACATCAATCCGCGCTGGGCGTTCGGCTGGGATATTCTTGCGCAGACCGACAAGAATTTTGCCCGCACATATTCGATCGACGGCTACAACCAGTATGTCCGCCGCAACGAAATCTACCTGACCGGTCTGAGCGGCCGTAACTACTTCGATCTCCGGGCGATGAAATTCGACATCCAGGAGGATTATCTCGACACGTCCAGCTCAGCACGAGACGCGAAAGAAGCGTGGGCCCTGCCCTCGCTGGACTACTCCTACACGCCCGACGAACCTGTGTTCGGCGGCGAGTTGAATTTCGACGTCAATGCGCGCTCGATCTACCGCTCGGAGCTTGATGCCCGCTTGGCCACGCCGTTCGTTCGCGGCATCGACGGCAATTCAACCAGACTGACGGCGGAAGCCGAATGGAAGCGCAACTTCGTTACGGATGGCGGCCTCGTGGTCACCCCGCTGCTCGCGTTCCAGATGGATGGCACGTCGGTCAACCAGACGTCGGCCTCCGCCGCCGCAATCGAGGCCATGGCAGCTAACCCGAACATCGGTGTAGAGGCCGATGTCCGCTCCGCCTATTATCGCGCGATGGCCACGGCCGGCCTCGAACTGCGTTGGCCGGTTCTGTTCTCGTTCAGCAGCGGCTCGCATATTCTCGAGCCCATGGCGCAGGTCTTTGCCCGTCCCGACGAGCCCTATGCCGATACGCTCGGCATTCCCAACGAGGACGCGCAGAGCTTCGTCTTCGACGCGACGACGCTGTTCGAACGCGACAAGTTTTCGGGTTACGACCGCATAGAGGGTGGCACGCGCGCCAATGTCGGCATGCGTTATTCCGGCAGCTTCAACAATGGCTGGACGACGAACGCCCTGTTCGGCCAATCCTACCAGCTTGCCGGGCGCAACTCGTTCGACTCGCCGGACCTGGTCAATGTCGGCGCCTATTCCGGTCTCGAGACGACCGACTCCGATTTCGTCGGCCTCGTCGGCTTCGCGACGCCGTTCGGTTTGTCGTCGTCGGTGAGCGCACGGTTGGACGAGCAGACCGCGGAAGTGCGACGCGCCGAACTCAAGGCCGGCTATAACACAAGCGCATTGTCGCTGACGGCCCAGTACGCCTTCATCCAGGCGCAGCCTCTCTATGGCTTCGCCAACGACCGCAGGGAAGTCACGCTTGGAGCCTCGGTTCGCTTCCACGAGAACTGGCGCACCTTCGGTTCGGGAACGTATGATTTTGAATCGGGTGTCGTAACGCGCGACGCAGTCGGTTTCGCCTATGACGACGAATGCTTCACATACGCGATGACGATGAGCCAAAAACGCGATCCGTTGAAGGTACAGGAGGACGAACGGACCTTCGGCTTCAACATCTCCTTCCGTACCCTCGGTGATTTTGGCTCGACAACAAGCCAATTCGGGCAGCAGTAA
- a CDS encoding ASCH domain-containing protein: MVPRLFPLVETGQKTSTIRWRETRIEPGYMRYVCDGDAAKTAIVWVTRCTDLPLSEAAAFVGREAEWPKDVMLEGMREHYPEIEWTDIVQIIEHLTPAETARRPDFPA, translated from the coding sequence GTGGTCCCTCGACTTTTCCCGCTTGTCGAGACCGGGCAGAAAACCAGCACAATCCGCTGGCGCGAAACCCGGATCGAACCGGGCTACATGCGCTATGTCTGCGACGGTGACGCCGCGAAGACAGCAATCGTCTGGGTCACTCGCTGCACCGACCTGCCGCTATCCGAGGCGGCGGCCTTTGTCGGGCGCGAGGCGGAATGGCCGAAGGATGTCATGCTGGAAGGCATGCGCGAGCACTATCCGGAAATAGAATGGACGGACATCGTCCAGATCATCGAGCACCTGACGCCCGCCGAAACAGCCAGGCGTCCGGATTTCCCGGCCTGA
- a CDS encoding peptidylprolyl isomerase produces MTSIRKYLLSTGLALFVALGSAPLTMAVQPAQASEIKYVVNNVPITTYDIQRRAAFMKLQHRKGNLNKLAADEMIDQTLRTAEMKRLGIKVSDQQIEDAFNRFASSNKMKPSQLTGVLQQAGVTAEHFKQFIGTQMGWNQALSARFRSQGGSMSEQDVVQRMLQQGGNKPSATEYMLQQVIFVVPAKERGNIGKRKREAEAMRARFSGCDSTRQFAKGLLDVTVRDLGRVLAPELPAEWADQIKKTKTGGATGVRETERGVEFIGVCSSREVSDDRVAKMVFQSEGSKDDQAGELDKKYIAELRKNARIVER; encoded by the coding sequence ATGACTTCGATCAGGAAGTATCTTCTTTCCACCGGATTGGCGTTATTTGTGGCGCTAGGCTCGGCACCTTTGACGATGGCCGTTCAGCCGGCCCAGGCCAGCGAGATCAAATACGTCGTCAATAACGTGCCGATCACCACCTACGATATTCAGCGGCGCGCGGCATTCATGAAGCTGCAGCACCGCAAGGGCAATCTCAACAAGCTCGCTGCGGACGAGATGATCGACCAGACGCTGCGCACGGCGGAAATGAAGCGCCTCGGCATCAAGGTCTCGGATCAGCAGATCGAAGACGCTTTCAATCGCTTTGCTAGCTCCAACAAGATGAAGCCCTCGCAGCTCACCGGCGTGCTTCAGCAGGCCGGTGTGACGGCAGAGCATTTCAAGCAGTTCATCGGCACCCAGATGGGCTGGAACCAGGCGCTTTCGGCGCGATTCCGCTCGCAGGGCGGCAGCATGAGCGAGCAGGACGTCGTCCAGCGCATGCTTCAGCAGGGCGGCAACAAGCCGTCCGCCACCGAATACATGCTTCAGCAGGTCATCTTCGTGGTGCCCGCAAAGGAGCGCGGCAATATCGGCAAGCGCAAGCGCGAGGCTGAAGCCATGCGTGCCCGCTTCAGCGGCTGCGACAGCACCCGCCAGTTCGCCAAGGGCCTGCTGGACGTGACCGTGCGCGACCTCGGCCGCGTGCTTGCGCCTGAACTGCCGGCCGAATGGGCCGACCAGATCAAGAAGACGAAGACGGGTGGCGCGACGGGCGTCCGTGAGACGGAACGCGGCGTCGAATTCATCGGCGTCTGCAGCTCGCGCGAAGTCTCGGACGATCGCGTCGCCAAGATGGTGTTCCAGTCCGAAGGCTCGAAGGACGACCAGGCTGGAGAGCTCGACAAGAAGTACATCGCCGAATTGCGGAAGAATGCCCGCATCGTCGAGCGCTGA
- a CDS encoding leucyl aminopeptidase, with protein sequence MTSMPIISFAKFVAPKKGSAIVLAADGGAMSDAARAWDPGKAFDRAFPVADFSGKFGATVEVLAPEGSPLDRVVAVGTGKAADLTDYSWFRLGGTIAAQLRKASEIAVVADLPETAVGGAQVASIAGGILLRSYGFDKYKTKKDDAEGKPAAKPAKITIHCADPAAAKKAFADAQAVVDGVILARDLVNEPANVLGPVEFAAHAKELEKLGVKVEVLTEKEMKKLGMGALLGVAQGSVRPPRLVVMQWNGGKAKDKPVAFVGKGVVFDSGGVSIKPAAGMEDMKGDMGGAAAVTGLMRTLAARKAKVNAVGIIGCVENMVDGNAQRPGDIVTSMSGQTIEVLNTDAEGRLVLADALWYCNDRFEPKFMVNLATLTGAIMVALGQSHAGLFSNNDELAERLTTAGLTTQEKLWRMPLGAEYDKLIDSKNADMKNIGGRFGGSITAAQFLQRFVKDTPWAHLDIAGTAMGSPSNEINQSWASGYGVRLLDQLVRDAYEA encoded by the coding sequence ATGACTTCCATGCCCATAATCAGCTTTGCCAAATTCGTCGCCCCAAAGAAGGGCAGTGCGATCGTACTTGCCGCCGACGGCGGCGCGATGAGCGATGCGGCCAGGGCCTGGGATCCGGGCAAGGCGTTCGATCGGGCCTTTCCGGTAGCCGATTTCTCCGGAAAATTCGGTGCAACCGTCGAGGTTCTGGCACCTGAGGGCTCGCCGCTCGACCGCGTGGTGGCGGTCGGCACGGGCAAGGCGGCTGACCTCACTGATTATTCATGGTTCAGGCTCGGCGGCACGATTGCCGCGCAATTGCGCAAGGCATCCGAGATCGCGGTGGTTGCCGACCTGCCCGAAACCGCTGTTGGCGGGGCGCAAGTGGCGAGCATTGCTGGCGGTATCCTGCTGAGATCCTATGGGTTCGACAAATACAAGACGAAGAAGGACGATGCCGAAGGCAAGCCCGCCGCCAAGCCGGCGAAGATCACCATCCATTGCGCCGATCCGGCAGCCGCAAAGAAGGCATTCGCCGACGCGCAGGCCGTCGTCGATGGCGTGATACTGGCGCGCGACCTCGTCAACGAGCCGGCCAATGTGCTGGGGCCGGTCGAATTCGCGGCTCATGCCAAGGAACTGGAAAAGCTCGGCGTGAAGGTCGAGGTGCTGACCGAGAAGGAAATGAAGAAGCTCGGCATGGGCGCGCTGCTCGGCGTGGCGCAAGGCTCCGTGCGCCCGCCGCGCCTGGTCGTGATGCAGTGGAACGGTGGCAAGGCCAAGGACAAGCCGGTCGCCTTTGTCGGCAAGGGCGTGGTGTTCGATTCGGGCGGCGTGTCGATCAAGCCGGCCGCCGGCATGGAAGACATGAAGGGCGACATGGGCGGCGCTGCCGCCGTCACCGGCCTGATGCGCACGCTGGCCGCACGCAAGGCCAAGGTGAACGCCGTCGGCATCATCGGTTGCGTCGAAAACATGGTCGACGGCAATGCGCAGCGCCCCGGCGACATCGTAACTTCCATGTCGGGCCAGACCATCGAGGTGCTGAACACCGACGCGGAAGGCCGCCTCGTGCTGGCCGATGCGCTCTGGTATTGCAACGACCGTTTCGAGCCGAAATTCATGGTCAATCTGGCGACCTTGACCGGCGCCATCATGGTCGCGCTCGGCCAGAGCCATGCCGGCCTGTTCTCCAACAATGACGAGCTTGCCGAGCGATTGACCACTGCGGGCCTGACGACGCAGGAAAAGCTGTGGCGCATGCCGCTAGGCGCCGAATACGACAAGCTGATCGATTCCAAGAACGCCGACATGAAGAACATCGGCGGCCGCTTCGGCGGCTCGATCACCGCTGCGCAGTTCCTCCAGCGCTTCGTCAAGGACACGCCCTGGGCGCATCTCGACATTGCCGGCACGGCGATGGGCTCGCCCTCCAACGAAATCAACCAGTCATGGGCCTCAGGCTACGGCGTGCGCCTGCTCGACCAGCTCGTGCGCGACGCTTACGAAGCGTAG
- the lptF gene encoding LPS export ABC transporter permease LptF: protein MKVVERYIMRRTFEMFMAALLWTLAIVWTTQVLARIDLVTDSGQSALTFFEIATLILPSIIPIVVPFAIIIAVAQTLSTMNSDSELVVISAAGSSRSTITRPIIILAALASVFAFAVDNGIDPYARERGRELVAAARADLLSLVIQEGTFRKVDDGLFVQVGERLPDGRLGGIFVADSRQPNVDLVYYAKKGAVVQQDGKSMLVMNDGVVHRKTPAGDVSVIRFTSYAFDLSAFSAAASEVTMYPKDRTLPYLFNPNPNDKIYQNSPQQFRAEIHRRFTESFYALVFALIALAVAGDARSHRESRIHPLMTAVTIALFVRWLGFFVTQQSQSNPLFSPLVYAVPIITSLVAIGFIRSNRTMELPITWAERLSDFASQSGDRMSIFWLRLKGRLAGGSA, encoded by the coding sequence ATGAAGGTCGTTGAACGATACATAATGCGACGTACGTTCGAGATGTTCATGGCAGCCCTGCTGTGGACATTGGCGATCGTATGGACGACGCAGGTTCTCGCCCGTATCGACCTCGTCACCGACAGCGGCCAGTCGGCCCTCACCTTCTTCGAGATTGCAACGCTTATCCTGCCGTCGATTATCCCCATCGTCGTGCCTTTCGCGATCATCATCGCGGTGGCGCAGACCCTGAGCACGATGAACAGCGATTCCGAACTGGTGGTGATCAGCGCTGCCGGAAGTTCGCGTTCGACGATAACGCGCCCGATCATCATCCTCGCTGCTCTTGCCAGCGTCTTCGCCTTCGCCGTCGACAACGGCATCGACCCCTATGCCCGCGAGCGCGGCCGTGAACTGGTGGCTGCGGCGCGCGCCGACCTCCTGTCCCTGGTCATCCAGGAAGGCACGTTCCGCAAGGTCGATGACGGCCTGTTCGTGCAGGTCGGCGAGAGGCTTCCCGACGGGCGGCTAGGAGGCATCTTCGTTGCCGATTCGCGCCAGCCGAATGTCGATCTGGTCTACTACGCCAAGAAGGGCGCGGTCGTTCAGCAGGACGGCAAGAGCATGCTCGTCATGAACGACGGCGTGGTTCACCGGAAGACGCCCGCGGGCGACGTCTCCGTCATTCGCTTCACCTCCTATGCCTTTGATCTTTCAGCATTTTCAGCGGCAGCAAGTGAAGTGACGATGTATCCCAAGGACCGCACGCTGCCCTATCTGTTCAACCCCAATCCCAATGACAAGATCTACCAGAACAGCCCGCAGCAGTTCCGCGCCGAGATCCATCGCCGCTTCACCGAATCCTTCTACGCGCTTGTCTTCGCGCTGATCGCGCTGGCGGTTGCAGGCGACGCGCGTTCGCACCGTGAAAGCCGCATCCATCCTCTGATGACGGCGGTGACGATCGCGCTTTTCGTTCGCTGGCTCGGCTTTTTCGTGACCCAGCAGTCGCAGTCCAATCCGCTGTTCAGCCCGCTTGTCTACGCCGTGCCGATCATAACGTCCCTCGTGGCAATCGGCTTTATCAGAAGCAACAGAACGATGGAGCTTCCGATCACCTGGGCCGAGCGTCTTTCAGACTTTGCATCGCAATCCGGTGACCGCATGTCCATCTTCTGGCTCCGCCTTAAAGGTCGTTTGGCCGGAGGGTCCGCATAA
- the rsmA gene encoding 16S rRNA (adenine(1518)-N(6)/adenine(1519)-N(6))-dimethyltransferase RsmA encodes MTLDGLPPLRDVIDRHELQAKKSLGQNFLLDLNLTGKIARTAGDLSATTVIEVGPGPGGLTRALLMNGAKRVIAIERDERCLAALAEVSAHYPGRLEVVSGDALKTDFAALASGEPVKIVANLPYNIGTELLIRWLTVPQWPPFYSSMTLMFQREVAQRIVAAPDSDAYGRLSILAGWRTQARIAFDVPPQAFKPPPKVTSSVVHLIPRENPLPADVRVLGRVTEAAFGQRRKMLRQSLKGIEGARLLEATGIDGTRRAETLDIAEFVALANAVSRKD; translated from the coding sequence ATGACGCTCGATGGACTGCCGCCGCTGCGCGATGTCATCGATCGGCATGAGCTTCAGGCCAAGAAGTCGCTCGGCCAGAATTTCCTGCTCGACCTCAATCTCACCGGCAAGATCGCCCGCACTGCCGGCGATCTCAGCGCCACGACAGTCATCGAGGTCGGCCCCGGCCCCGGCGGACTGACCCGGGCGCTTTTGATGAACGGTGCAAAGCGCGTCATAGCGATCGAGCGCGACGAGCGCTGCCTTGCAGCATTGGCCGAGGTTTCGGCGCATTATCCCGGCCGGCTGGAAGTGGTTTCAGGCGATGCGCTCAAAACCGATTTTGCGGCACTCGCCAGCGGCGAGCCGGTCAAGATCGTCGCCAACCTGCCCTACAACATCGGCACCGAACTGCTCATTCGCTGGCTCACGGTGCCGCAATGGCCGCCCTTCTATTCCTCGATGACGCTGATGTTCCAGCGCGAGGTGGCGCAGCGCATCGTGGCGGCACCCGACAGCGATGCCTATGGCCGGCTCAGCATTTTGGCCGGCTGGCGCACGCAGGCCAGGATCGCCTTCGACGTGCCGCCGCAGGCTTTCAAGCCACCGCCGAAGGTCACCTCGTCGGTCGTGCATCTCATCCCGCGCGAGAATCCGCTCCCTGCCGACGTACGCGTGCTGGGGCGTGTCACGGAAGCTGCCTTCGGCCAGCGCCGCAAGATGCTGCGCCAGAGCCTCAAGGGCATCGAGGGCGCCCGCCTGCTCGAAGCAACCGGGATCGACGGCACACGCCGCGCGGAGACGCTGGATATCGCCGAGTTCGTGGCGCTGGCGAATGCCGTGTCGCGCAAGGATTGA
- a CDS encoding VOC family protein, translating into MAKNTICVWYDKDAEAAARFYAETFPDSAVNAVHRAPGNYPSGKEGDVLTVDFTVAGIPCIGLNGGPVFKHNEAFSFQIATDDQEETDRYWNAIVGNGGQESECGWCKDKWGISWQITPRALTDAMAAGGAEAKRAFDAMMTMKKIDVAKIEAARRG; encoded by the coding sequence ATCGCAAAGAACACGATTTGCGTCTGGTACGACAAGGACGCCGAGGCTGCCGCCCGCTTCTATGCCGAGACCTTTCCGGACAGCGCGGTGAATGCCGTGCATCGCGCGCCCGGTAACTACCCATCCGGCAAGGAGGGTGATGTGTTGACGGTCGATTTCACGGTTGCAGGCATTCCTTGTATCGGCCTCAACGGAGGCCCCGTGTTCAAGCATAACGAAGCCTTCTCGTTCCAGATCGCCACCGACGATCAGGAGGAGACCGACCGCTACTGGAATGCCATCGTCGGCAACGGCGGCCAGGAGAGCGAGTGCGGCTGGTGCAAGGATAAGTGGGGAATTTCCTGGCAGATCACGCCGCGCGCGCTGACTGACGCGATGGCGGCTGGCGGCGCCGAAGCAAAGCGCGCGTTTGATGCGATGATGACCATGAAGAAAATCGACGTGGCAAAGATCGAGGCGGCGCGGCGCGGCTGA
- the pdxA gene encoding 4-hydroxythreonine-4-phosphate dehydrogenase PdxA, which translates to MLALTAGDPSGIGPEIAIAAWQARNLHSVAPFYLLTDPALLAARTRHLGITVPIQETTPADAAAVFARALPVVPLQPRFTDTPGLPDAANAAGIVEAIDRAVADVHSGVAAAVVTCPIAKKPLYDAGFRFPGHTEYLAHLAGLKEGREIIPVMMLAGPDLRAVPVTIHIPLADVPGALTRAAIEEISRITAHDLAARFGIAKPRLAISGLNPHAGEGGAMGGEDEAIIRPAVEALRRAGIDAFGPLPADTMFHPRARAGYDAAICMYHDQALIPAKALAFDETVNVTLGLPFIRTSPDHGTAFDIAGKGIARPDSLIAALTLARLLADNESQAK; encoded by the coding sequence TTGCTGGCACTCACGGCGGGCGATCCTTCGGGCATAGGCCCCGAGATCGCCATTGCCGCGTGGCAGGCGCGCAACTTGCACAGCGTCGCGCCCTTCTACCTCCTGACCGATCCCGCTTTGCTGGCCGCCCGCACGCGGCATCTCGGCATCACCGTCCCGATCCAGGAAACGACGCCGGCAGACGCGGCAGCCGTCTTCGCGCGCGCCCTGCCCGTCGTGCCGCTCCAGCCGCGCTTCACGGATACTCCGGGCCTACCTGATGCCGCCAATGCGGCCGGCATCGTCGAAGCCATCGACCGCGCGGTCGCCGATGTCCATTCCGGCGTGGCTGCTGCCGTCGTCACCTGCCCCATTGCCAAGAAGCCGCTCTACGATGCCGGCTTCCGCTTTCCCGGCCACACCGAATATCTCGCCCATCTCGCCGGCCTGAAGGAAGGCCGCGAGATCATCCCCGTCATGATGCTTGCAGGGCCGGATCTGCGCGCCGTGCCGGTGACGATCCACATTCCGCTGGCCGATGTGCCGGGCGCGCTTACCCGGGCGGCAATCGAAGAAATCTCCCGCATCACGGCGCATGATCTCGCCGCGCGCTTCGGCATCGCGAAGCCACGTCTCGCCATCTCCGGCCTCAACCCGCATGCCGGCGAAGGCGGCGCCATGGGCGGCGAGGACGAGGCGATCATCCGCCCGGCGGTCGAGGCGCTGCGCCGCGCCGGCATCGACGCTTTCGGGCCGCTGCCGGCTGATACGATGTTCCACCCGCGCGCGCGCGCCGGCTATGACGCGGCGATCTGCATGTATCACGATCAGGCGCTGATCCCCGCCAAGGCACTGGCCTTCGACGAGACGGTCAACGTCACGCTCGGCCTGCCCTTCATCCGCACTTCGCCCGACCACGGCACGGCCTTCGACATCGCCGGCAAGGGCATTGCCCGCCCCGACAGCCTCATCGCCGCGCTGACGCTCGCCCGGCTGCTCGCCGACAATGAAAGCCAAGCCAAATGA
- the gmk gene encoding guanylate kinase — protein sequence MAAETNIRRRGLMLVLSSPSGAGKSTIARNLLEKDPALSLSVSVTTRPRRGSEIDGVHYHFVTQRDFERLRDSDALLEWAEVHGNYYATPREPVEAAMAEGRDMLFDIDWQGALQLKDKMRVDIVSIFILPPSMAELKARLKRRAEDADAAIEKRLQNAREEIEHWKEYDFVVVNHDLNQAYAEVRAIVAAERLRRDRRPGLFDFISGLLDEKL from the coding sequence ATGGCCGCTGAGACCAATATTCGCCGCCGTGGCCTCATGCTGGTGCTGTCGTCCCCTTCCGGGGCCGGAAAGTCGACCATTGCGCGCAATCTGCTGGAGAAAGACCCGGCACTTAGCCTGTCGGTCAGCGTCACGACACGTCCGCGCCGCGGCAGCGAGATCGACGGCGTGCACTACCATTTCGTGACGCAGCGTGATTTCGAGCGCCTGCGCGATTCCGATGCGCTGCTCGAATGGGCCGAGGTGCACGGCAACTATTACGCCACGCCACGCGAGCCGGTCGAGGCGGCGATGGCGGAAGGCCGCGACATGCTTTTCGACATCGACTGGCAGGGCGCGCTTCAGCTCAAGGACAAGATGCGGGTCGACATCGTCTCGATCTTCATCCTGCCGCCGTCGATGGCGGAACTGAAGGCACGGCTGAAGCGCCGCGCCGAGGACGCCGACGCGGCGATCGAAAAGCGCCTGCAGAATGCACGCGAAGAGATCGAGCATTGGAAGGAATATGATTTCGTCGTCGTCAATCACGACCTGAACCAGGCTTACGCCGAGGTCAGAGCGATCGTTGCAGCCGAGCGCCTGCGCCGCGACCGCCGGCCCGGCCTGTTCGATTTCATCTCAGGCTTGCTGGACGAGAAATTGTAG